The window CAAGGTGGAACGCTCCTGTGTAGGAAGATACTGCAATTGTAACTTTGGATTATGTTGCAGCGCATGTTGAAGACGCTGACGTATTGTCAATCGAGCCAAAGATTGCAGAGATCGGGGTTGGGTGCCCAATAGAGACATCTCATTCTCGAATTGTAAACGTGGCAGGGGCCAATCTTTTGGTAAAGGTCGTTTTTTATGAGGAAACTGAAAGCCAGCATTGCCTGAAATACAGAATTATTCATTAATTAATGCAATCTTAAGATCCATCGTTATGGTTAGGAGTCTTTACTCACACAACAAACGCCCAAAGGCCAGACTACGATGTGAACAATTTGATCTCAATTCATTGACAACATGCTCACGACAAATCTGGGCAAGATTACAACCCTCACGTATGAGAAACTCTGCCAGGTCCAAACGATGCACATTAATGGCCCTGGACAGGGGAGTCCGACAATAGATTAAACCACAGACAATTGTCGGGGCACACGATCCATAGAGATCTTTACGGGCACTGGCCAATTTGGCCAAAAGTACACGCAGAATGCATTTGAACTCTTGTACATCGGCTATTTGCTGGATAGCAAACAAGAGCAATCCCTCATCCTGCGACTCCATATAATTGCCAAGACGGCGATGCTGTTCGGCTACGTCCAACAAGTAATCCAGCATCTTTGGTAACTGATGATGAATCGCCACCATAATGGGCGTTAGATTATCTGCATCACGCACACAAAGACTATCGCCATAGTGAAGTAGAAGTTTCACCAAATCCAAATCATTGTGAATCACACAGAGATGCAGTAAATGCTGGGAGGCTAAACGACGGGCTCCCCGCTCTAGCAGCAAACGTGCCATGTCCTTATGACGTCCTGTCACCGCATACAACAAAGCTGTATGGTTATCTTTGTcctattaaaaagaaaagagtcaaatatcaagttatttattgtttataaatttttttcttacctGCAAATTAATTCTAGCTCCACGCTCTATCAATTCCCTTGCCAAATCCAACAGATTACAAGCTATAGCCGTCATTAGAGGAGTCTCTCCGCCATCATCCGTATCATTTATATTAATATTCGTCTGTAATAACAACTCGGCCGATTCCAGGGATCGACTTTCTATGGCCACATGAAGAGCAGTTTTGCCGTCACTCAAGGTCTTGGCATTGACCAAGGCTCCATGCTTGATAAGCAGACGAGTGACTTGAGGAAATCCTGCTCCAACATGCAGTGGAGCATATCCCTCGCTATTCACAACATTGATGGGAGCTAATACCAATTAATAccaattaatatttattcattAATAGATCGAAAAACCATTGGCACCACAACTATTTACCATTGTGTTCCAATAGAATTCTGACGCACTCCTCATGCCCCCAGAAGGCGGCATAGTGCAAGGGTGTGGCCAAATCTGTATCATAGACATGAGGATCTTGCTCGCGACAGGAGGCACAACATTGAGTTAGAAATTCTCCTGTATTCTCAAAGGTCTTGGCATAATAATGATAGAGTAGAGAATCATCACTTATAGTTCCACCTGGTCCCACTCCAGTATTTTCCGCACAACTTTCAAACTCATCGATCCATTCAAGTTTCTCCATTCCGTCTGGTGTGCTCTCTATCTCAAGACTATCACCTGGATGACCTGCAATCGTTCAAGCAATAGAACTCACTGAAATACCTTTTTTTCAgagaaaacaaatttgaatacCTTTCTACCTGACAGATCTTAACCTGTCTACTGACCAAGCATTactattttctttcatattcTTATCAGAAGGCTACCTTAGCATAAAACACAATGAAAACCAAACCagttttctctctttttctcttctctgACTCTTGCCCACTTATGCACTTCCGAATGTGGGTCATAGATACACTACATAGTGTTTCTACACTCttgaacaaaattatatttaaaaacaatttcaaaagatatgttaaataaattaattatgtACATTTGAGAACTtgaacttaaaaataaaatccattAGAGAAGTTCTTTCGTTTCCAGAgtattttttaaatagaaaatgaaaatgtgaaataatattaatggtttttttgtttagaaatattatttaaaatggtaaaaatattaatgaaaaattgatgaagaaatttattttgctcaTTTCTCAGCTGATCTATTTCAAATTGGAATTGAAAAAGGCCTTTCTTTATATATTCAGTTGGTTTTTTATCTTATACTTCCTAATCAATTTGAGACGCTATGCTAATTTCATAATTATGAATTCCGTTTAgaaaaaatttatgaaaaactttacattatttgtattttaagGGGTTTATGAGTTtcaaagagtttttttttcataaattgtattttatataAGCATGGTGTAAAAATATATTAGATTGAAACTTTAGTATTCAGTGCTACTTATTAACTTACTTCTATATTAGGTTATAACTACTTATAGTTGCGatttaaataatgaaaaatttgatCTTTTATTGACCTCAACATCGAGGTGACCTCGATCCAAAGGATTGATAAAAATCATAAAGGTCCTGCAACAGTTTAAATTTCTATTATAAGATAATAAAATGGTGAATATAGTTATATGTTGAGTTATATAGTTATATGTATAGTTATATGTTGAGTCCATTCTGGAAGAGGtttcaaatagtttttttcttATGCAACTCAAATACAAAAGCAATAATTTACTGTTAGTAGGTGCTCAAAAATTACTAAATTTCCCAAGACAATAAACTTAATTTTCAGATCGAAAACCcccttaaaatattttttagatCCCTTCACAAGACTAGTATATATAATGGACAAGTTTTTATAACTATTCTCCAAAATATACTACTAGATTTGctcattaatttaatatatttgggCTTActtgaaaatattaaagataTTTCATATAAGATTAGTTTTACTCCAATAGCACGTACCCTAGAGCAAACAATTTTGTTACTGGTTGGTCTCAACGATTTGTTTATAATCAATCGGGATTTTTTTGTGGCATACTGCTGGGCCTTAATCTTGAATGAAAACTAATCCCGCTACCTGTACTTGGTCTGTATTTGCACAGAGGGATATCAGCTGCTTCACAGGAAACATCCCCTATATGGAATTTGAACAAGTATAGAAAATGTTTTAGGCAGACAAATTCCAGGTACAAAATTCATCTGTCGGACGCTAAATTTGTGCAATCATCTGTCGGCAGAAAAGTCAATGTGTTTTATGTTTCCTTTGCCTCAAGCCCATACCCCTTCCCGTTGTGTATTTAATCGATTTTCTTTTGTAGCCAGCTGTTGCCCATGACAGGCCCACCAGAACTCACTTTGACACTGATGAAACATATCCAAATCGGGCTCTTCACAGGACTGAATCAGAAGTTCTAGTAGCTCAGCATCGCCCAAAAGGGCGGCCGTTCCAACTGCAGTTCGTCCGCAATTCGGGGAAACGTATGAGGCTTGCGCCCCTTGCATTATACAGCTGAGAACCTCATCGAAGTCCCCACTCTGTACGGCAGTTACCAGCCGTTCGTTAAGGTCGTAGGACAGCATATTGCCATTTGTTGTTCGCAGGGTCAAGGCGTTTAATGTTTACTTTTTaatcttttagttttttaaattagttttttttttaaagcgtAGCAAAAAGCGAAAAATAAGAACAAACCAAAAGATAAGCTGCCGTGTTAATGCTTCAAAACTCGCTTCGGGAACAGTTCACGAAAGACTAACAAGAAAAATGGAGGAaccaaaggaaaaaaaaattaaacaaaaacagatGAAAGTGCGCACGAGCGTAGCAGCCACAGACCAAACTAaatggaggaggaggagatgAAAACCGGCAACAAAGACAAACCAACCACCACCCTCCTATCATGCACATTCAATCTTGTGGAGTGAGTTAGGGAGATAAAGATAGAAAAACATACAGAAATAGGTTTTGTTTTCATCGTCTCCGTCAGTTTTATCGTTTATTGATAGTTcttttgagttttctttttttgtatttctccAATTCTCAAAACACGTGTGTAAATCTACTTGATTTCCTTGGCTTCCTTGGCATTCTGCAACGATTCTGTGATAAAGAGTTTGGCCAACGATTGAGAGCAGAATTGGGCAATGTGCTGAGCGTGCGTATTAATCTGTCCAGAAGTTATGGTAGCCGTTAATCTGGCCGGCACAGGCATGGGACGGAACTGCTTGATGACCTCCTCCTCGGACACTGTGGGTTCACCCTTGGAAGTGCGTACAGCATTCTCGGCAGCCAGTTTAGCCAGAGCACGATGTTTTTCCTGCAATGTtaggggttttttttttttttatcaaaagaACATTATGATTATAACTAGTTGACCACTTACCGTATCCTGCTTGAAGACGACTTGCTGGTATTTATTATAGCGCACAGCTTCCTGATATAGTTCATCCACACGTTCAATTAAACTGCGCATATGATTCTCCAGCACCGATGCTGTACCCAAGTCCAAGAAGTTGTGACCCTTATCCTCAGGCAGGAGTTCATTCAGCTCACTCATCATAATGTTGGTAAGGGGCGAGTTCTTAATGACAATGGGAATCTCAGCGAAGAGACTTTCGTAGCCCACCTTCAGATTACGGAATGCCTCGGGCGTAAAATCGCCATCCTTGTACATTTGTATGGCCTGTGGCGTTAGTCGATAGGCCTTAAGGCACAGGAAACCACGAGAAGATTTTTGAGTATCATAGACCACCACAACAGATTCCTCAATGCTAGTCTGATAATGATACTGCGACTCCAGCAGGGCCAGGGATAAACTGTTGCCCACATCGGAGCTCTGATACCAGCCCACATGCAAATGATCCACATTGACTCTACGCAGACGGCGCATCACAGTCAGTTGGTACATTTCCTCATCCATGGTCTCATCGCCACTCTTGGGAAATGGGAAGCAATTGGTGATCTCCAGACATTTGTCCACAACAAGGCCAAGCAAAGCGCCCTGGGCAAGATCCATGTTATTGGATTCTTCATGGCAATGCTTTACCATTTTCATGACGGCCTGCGGGTgggaaaatttaaattttgattaattttagACCATTATGGTTGCGGCATTTACTTGTATTTGTCACTccctcacacaaacacaggcacacacacacataaacaacCAGAGAAGCGCGTGGCATTTTCTTTCTTGGCGATTAAGCATCAAATCTTTGCTGCTAATTTTGCTTGTGTATTAAAGTTTTAACTTACCAGGCCGTCGCATTGTACATAGTTTATAGCATTTTCAGTTTCCTCAGTACGAGCATGACGACCACCGcgatttgccatttttatatttttttggacGACGGGAGCGAAAAGAAAGGGTATTTTCCAACACTGAAGTATCCCTTGGAGATGGAAATTAAAACTATCGATATGTTGTGAAACAATATTAGCCAACACTTCAAAATCGGTTCAAATATTGTAttgacaaaaattttaatttgatataAATGTCTATTGCTACCTtgatttttgaatattttgactAGGACTGCGTGGTTTAACTATTACTATAGTAGTGATGAGTTATTGATGTTTTTGGTATTTCAATACGGTCACACTGAAAATTTTTGATAGATGGCAACACTGTCCCAGGCACACCATTTTGTTTGCTGTGAGAAAAGAAATCGTTTAGAGCacgaaatagaaaaaatacaaaaaattgataaatctACGAATTAAATTAGTGTTATTAAATTGGTAAAAAGAATTGCCTTTATAATGGATAACATTGAACGACTTTACAAATGCTACGAGATACTATCCGAAGCGGGTGAAAAAATTTCAGAGGTAGGTGTAAAAAATTAGAATTGAAGAAAATGTGCGTAGCCCTACCGCTGCCCACGCCGGCAAAAtcatagaagaaaaaaattgtatgtaatttttgtttaatagcACGTTGAAGAATACAAGGAAATATTAAAAGCAGTAAAAGGCTCATCGAAAGAAAAACGTTTGGCCTCTCAATTCATTGGAAGCTTCTACAAACATTTTCCGGATTTGGCTGATACTGCAATTGATGCTCAATTCGATCTCTGTGAAGATGATGACACACAGGTACGCCAAGGTGGAAGTGGTAGATCagtaaacaattttatagCATAATCTTCTGTGATTTGTAGATACGTCGCCAGGCCATTAAAGACTTGCCCAAGCTATGTCAGGGCAATGCAGAGGCTACTGCTCGTGTGGGCGACACTTTGGCTCAACTCTTGATACTTGACGACCCCACAGAGTTGCAGCAGGTAAATAACTCATTACTAAGCATCATCAAATTGGACACCAAAAGCGCTGTCACGGGTCTATTCCAACAAATCACAACTGGCGATGAGCCAACTCGTGAGCGttgtttgaaatttattgCCACCAAGCTATTGACCATGGGACCGACTGTTATCACCAAGGAAATTGAGGAGTATATTGTGGAGGAGATTAAAAAGGCACTACAGGATGTCACCGCAGATGAGTTTCATCTGTGTATGTCTATTTTGGGGGCAACCAAATTGGGCAACACCATAACAGGTCACGCTGAATTGGTTAAATTGGCCACAGAGCAAGCTGAACTGAATGCCCCAGAGTCGGCTGATAATATTGCTGTGGATGATGAGATTGTAGAAAGGTTTATTCAATGCGCCAGTGCAGCGGCACCATATTTTTCGGTAAGTTTAAcagaaaatgtaaattaaGAACAAAAATGTTGACAATGACAATTATCTTGTATAGAAAACGATCAAATCAACACCATTTGTCTCGTATGTTTGCGATAAACTTTTGCCCCTAAACACTTGGAAATTGATAGCCACTGCTGTCTCACAGGATCAAATACAATTGAGACTTTTGAAAGTATTCGCCGAGATGATTGCAAATACAGATAAATTAGATAATGCCAGCGATCGTATTAACAATGTCTATAATGTATTATTGGTAAGATTTCAAATGggtatataattataaaattcaaattaacaTCGCTTTATAATTACTCTTCAGGAATACATGCCATTGCCTAAGTTGAGCGATGACGATTTGACCGTGGGAGATGCCACACCCCCTTCATTTGAATTTTCGCATGCAGAATGTTTACTCTACGCCTTGCATACATTAGGCAAGAAGCATCCTACAAATTTAACCTTTGTTGAAGATgctgaaaaattaaaagattttcGTGCCAGATTACAATATCTGGCCAGGGGCACACAAGGGTATATATCACATACAATCAAATATATAGCAAGATTTATAGAATACTCTTCTTTTATCAGATATATTAAGAAACTGGAGGAGTCACTTAAGGGAAAAGCAGCAGCGGAACTTAAAACAGAGGAGAATCAACTGAAGCAAACTGCTTTGAAAACTACTTCAAATATAAACGTATTGATTCGTGATCTATTTCATTCACCGCCCATATTTAAACATGATGTTGTATTATCTTGGATTGTGcctaaaaatgtaattttttttcgttttatatgATTCGTATTGGAATTTAGTacttaaaatttcattttgttattAGAACAAACTTGGTAAACGCCATACGCCTATCACATTTGGTGATAAACCGGAGGAGGCCAATGGCAAGGAACAGGCTGAGGAGAAGAAACCAAGACAGTCTAATGAACAGAAATTCTATTCACCACCATCgggaaaatattcaaatagaGTTAATCAGAATTATGGCAACAATCAGAGGTCAAGACAACGTGGAGGAGGCGGCGGTGGAGGTGgaggcggtggcggcggcTACAGGAATCGGCGTTACAATAGATATTAAAATATGATGAGAGTGATGACCAGCGCATAATGAAGCACACACAACCCCCTTTAACAAATCTATGTCCTAGTCGTAAAAGCAAAAACGAAAGATGAAGTCCAGAATAATTAGCAGCGTCTTAAActtgaaaaaacaaaagaaaaaaaaaacgaaaacaaattAACTTAAAATCAACTTATAACcttataaaaaaagaaacaaaaaaaaaaacgaaaaaaaaacaagaaagatGACAAACTCCACAAAACTCTACTTGGATATACAACGATGCATTGTTTTGTGGGTCTGGTAAGTACTGATGACAATTTACTTACTAATATTTTCTTCCCATTATATACTTTCAGTGccgaatttttttaaatttccaaCAACATAATTTTAACAAACAATTGTTTGCCATTCTGATTAATATTTTCTCATCGTCGAACTGCAAAGCCCACGGGCCTTTCCCGCCCAACATCATCATCTCTCATCTCATGTctattttttcacattttacCAAATTCCTCTTGTTTTTAATCATTCTGAAAGGCTCttggctttgttttttttatatacgaACCTTAAATACTATttataaatgtacataaatacatatttatgaaCTTTAAAAGAATATTGCAATATTTATAAACACCATCAAATGAATTTAATAACTAGCAAAcgcatataaataaaataaatacataactTTCTTCAAATCGATtcgacgaaaaaaaaatatttaaacattatAAGCCcaattagtttttattaaaagttaatacatttttttttttgttaacaatTGTACAATGccaatttaaaacaaacagCTAAGCAACAttgcaaaattatttttcttcaaTAAAGAGCAAATTCAATAATCCCAAGAAATGAAATCTTTGTATTGTTTAACTTTTGAATATTGTCGTCATATTTATAAATgggaaaaattattttagataaaacgaTTAATGGTTGATGTCTAAGACATTTTGGTTCGAtctataataaattttaaattatatcgAAAATAATTGTTAACGGTTAGTTAACAGATGTAAATAGCGTGCATAAGAAGACCATGTGACTAATTATATTAACTAACCAAATTCTAAAGTTGACGTAGTCACATATTTTTGCATCGTAACAATCTACAATAAAATGCAGATCAAGTCTTAAATAAGTCGGTTAATGatgaataaattttcaaaactatATCGAACCcttatttaaaacaaaagaaattcaaTTGATTTAAACAATATGAATTTGTTTCTACCCAGATTCCTAGCTACAtatttaaaaagcaaattaaatattttgtttttctttatatttattataatcaataaaaatataatatatgtatgcatgtatatgtGAAATAGATCCCTTTCTCAATGAATTCCGaacatataatttttatatttaatttctgttttttgttaaatgttttgtttCCTGTTTGTTTGGCTCAAATCCAAATCACGATGAGTTTTAGGGTATTGGGAAAGACGAAAAAAACACACATTTGTATTTATATGGATATAAGCGCAAACTAAATGCCGGGTGGAGGTTGCTGATTACCAGGCTGCTGTTGGCCATCACCAGGAGCACCGGCACCGGGCTGCTGAGCGCCCACCAATTGACTTGCAAAGCTCTGGAACAATTGTAGCATGTCATTTGGCATGGCTGGTATCTGGGGAGGGGCACcgccaccaacaccaccaccaccaccgccggCGGGTGCAGCACCTGCTCCTCCTGCTCCTGGTGCACCCAtattggcaaacagctgtccAATTGTATTCATTACCATGGGGTTTTGTGTCATCGATTGTAATTGCTCCAGATCGATTTCAGCACTGCTGAATAGATTTCTTATGTTGGGATTGGCCAGCATGGCATTCAGACCATCTGTGAGATGTGATAGTTGTGGTGGCTGATTACGTGCATTCCTGGCCACCTCCAGATTGTTTCTGTAGTCTTGATTATCAGGCTCCAGATCAATGGCCTTGGCATAGGCCTGTTCTGCCTCATTGAATTTGCCCAGATTGGAATAGGCAACACCTAGACGGCTATATGCCTTGCTATAGTTGTTGTTATACAGCAAAGCTGATTTGCAGTCGGTTACGGCCCGCGTATTATCACCCAGACGAATGTAGGCAGCGGCACGATTACAATAGTAAATGGGATTCTTGGGATCAAAGGTTATGGCTCGATTATATTGGAGCAGAGCCTCATTATATTTGCACTCCTTCATTAGTCGATTGCCCTCATTTTTAATGGAATCGGCCAGAGCCAATGATTCGGGATTTCGTTCAATGTACAACGATTGGAAGAGCTCAAACATATCAATATTCTTGCTATTGACCACATTACCAGCAGATCCCGATGGGCCAGATCCATCACCACCTTGTGTTGAGCCTGTTGCGGACTGTGAGGTGGCCTGAACTTGATCTTCCACCGATTCCAGCTGCTCGTCTTCATCACCAACATCGAATGCGGCTTGCAAACACTGTATGGCCACCTCAATTGATTCGCTTTGATCGGGCGACATCACATCCACCTGCTTCTTCAAATAGTCTATGAAGGAGCGCACAAAGCTCTGCTGCACTTTATCCGGCATCTTTTctatgttattattattatttatatattctttgtGTAGATGATTTTCGTAAATTGTTTCAGACTATCACACTTATGTGGCTCATGCTACAGAATTCAACAGCGTTGCCGTTTTCTGTTATTTATCGAAGCTATCGTTATCGTTAAGGTACCCTTAAGGGCGGTTTCTACCTtgtattataaaaaaattggatttttttatttgcattttcgGATAGATATATGTTTCAAGAATACTGAGTAAAAATTTCAGTTGAAATCTGTAAAATTACGAAAGTTATCGGCCGTTAAATTTTCAAACGCGTTTTTCTTAAGACCACGTTTTTTGAGCTCATGGAAGTCCTACAGGGCGCAAAAATTAACCAAGcgctatgaaattttttacacATATTTTTTAGGATATTGCTCAgtactttttcatttttcatccTTTTTTCCCAATTCTACTACCAGCGATGACGGTGGAAACTGTGGAAAATGTTATTCCTTAATCAACTATTCTCCAATAAAAAATACCTTCTAAAATGCGCCTTTATGGCCCAACAAGGTAGAAACCCCCCTTAACAACAAAGCGCGAAGGTCTGAGTACAAAGTGCTAAGGGTCAACAATTAGCCAGCCCTGTTTGAAATTATCGTTATCAACTCTTGTTGCAGCGGCGCAaaacttgttttgtatttcttttgttgGTCGAAAGCTTTTTTGGCATCAGTTAGCTCTCTTCTGGCCCTCTTGGAggttgcgttttttttttgtcttagCCACTTTGTTGATGTTACCGTGTTTGGATTAGTTTCCAACTTGTTGTTGTCTGTTTGTGGCGTGGCATCGCggttgtgtctgtgtgtgtgacttAAACTATGTATAATGACCTaaacaatatttaatataattgaTTTAGAtcttaaatttcatttttaaaatgaaacaTATGTTGAGTTTTTGCCAAAAGTTATAGCCGAAATCTCTtaccaaaaaaaccaaactatTGGCCAATTACTTTGATTTATTATTCGGATTTAGGCCTttgtcttcttcttttcttcgCTTGTTTTGGGACTTGTCGccgccaaaaaataaaataaataccgTAAAATGGTTCGTTGGAGTGCACGCTCTAGACGGGCGCGCCAGGATAAGGTTGAATTGCTTGCCAGCAATAATAAAGTGAATTCGGGTGACGATGAGACATCCGAAAATGGTAAGTAGTTTAGCAATAAACGTTTTAGTAAACTGTAAAATAGGTGAAGAACCTTATCCTACCATTAGTTGTTggtatttcaatttaaaatagtATACATTTTGTTATCCATATTATAGAATTGTTGGCCAAAGTTTAGTGaacgattttttttattgtgaatagatacatacatagatcttTATAGAAAGATCCGATTAAATATATACCCATTGTGCTATTTGAAAGTAATTTCATTATACTCTGGTTCTTATGACATATCCAATTTCGTCTTAAGATTCAGGAaaatattgttattatttggTGCCAAATCGAAACTATTGTTAGGTCTTAATAATCCTCTTAAATAAGCTCTCAG is drawn from Drosophila willistoni isolate 14030-0811.24 chromosome 2R unlocalized genomic scaffold, UCI_dwil_1.1 Seg167, whole genome shotgun sequence and contains these coding sequences:
- the LOC6644215 gene encoding ankyrin repeat domain-containing protein 17 isoform X2, encoding MEKLEWIDEFESCAENTGVGPGGTISDDSLLYHYYAKTFENTGEFLTQCCASCREQDPHVYDTDLATPLHYAAFWGHEECVRILLEHNAPINVVNSEGYAPLHVGAGFPQVTRLLIKHGALVNAKTLSDGKTALHVAIESRSLESAELLLQTNININDTDDGGETPLMTAIACNLLDLARELIERGARINLQDKDNHTALLYAVTGRHKDMARLLLERGARRLASQHLLHLCVIHNDLDLVKLLLHYGDSLCVRDADNLTPIMVAIHHQLPKMLDYLLDVAEQHRRLGNYMESQDEGLLLFAIQQIADVQEFKCILRVLLAKLASARKDLYGSCAPTIVCGLIYCRTPLSRAINVHRLDLAEFLIREGCNLAQICREHVVNELRSNCSHRSLAFGRLLCNAGFQFPHKKRPLPKDWPLPRLQFENEMSLLGTQPRSLQSLARLTIRQRLQHALQHNPKLQLQYLPTQERSTLGRMVDEFAIPATLKLYLSDFAELPRVSGIEVATIPGVRSFESWD
- the LOC6644215 gene encoding poly [ADP-ribose] polymerase tankyrase-1 isoform X1 yields the protein MLSYDLNERLVTAVQSGDFDEVLSCIMQGAQASYVSPNCGRTAVGTAALLGDAELLELLIQSCEEPDLDMFHQCQSHPGDSLEIESTPDGMEKLEWIDEFESCAENTGVGPGGTISDDSLLYHYYAKTFENTGEFLTQCCASCREQDPHVYDTDLATPLHYAAFWGHEECVRILLEHNAPINVVNSEGYAPLHVGAGFPQVTRLLIKHGALVNAKTLSDGKTALHVAIESRSLESAELLLQTNININDTDDGGETPLMTAIACNLLDLARELIERGARINLQDKDNHTALLYAVTGRHKDMARLLLERGARRLASQHLLHLCVIHNDLDLVKLLLHYGDSLCVRDADNLTPIMVAIHHQLPKMLDYLLDVAEQHRRLGNYMESQDEGLLLFAIQQIADVQEFKCILRVLLAKLASARKDLYGSCAPTIVCGLIYCRTPLSRAINVHRLDLAEFLIREGCNLAQICREHVVNELRSNCSHRSLAFGRLLCNAGFQFPHKKRPLPKDWPLPRLQFENEMSLLGTQPRSLQSLARLTIRQRLQHALQHNPKLQLQYLPTQERSTLGRMVDEFAIPATLKLYLSDFAELPRVSGIEVATIPGVRSFESWD
- the LOC6644216 gene encoding eukaryotic translation initiation factor 3 subunit H, whose translation is MANRGGRHARTEETENAINYVQCDGLAVMKMVKHCHEESNNMDLAQGALLGLVVDKCLEITNCFPFPKSGDETMDEEMYQLTVMRRLRRVNVDHLHVGWYQSSDVGNSLSLALLESQYHYQTSIEESVVVVYDTQKSSRGFLCLKAYRLTPQAIQMYKDGDFTPEAFRNLKVGYESLFAEIPIVIKNSPLTNIMMSELNELLPEDKGHNFLDLGTASVLENHMRSLIERVDELYQEAVRYNKYQQVVFKQDTEKHRALAKLAAENAVRTSKGEPTVSEEEVIKQFRPMPVPARLTATITSGQINTHAQHIAQFCSQSLAKLFITESLQNAKEAKEIK
- the LOC6644217 gene encoding apoptosis inhibitor 5 homolog; translation: MDNIERLYKCYEILSEAGEKISEHVEEYKEILKAVKGSSKEKRLASQFIGSFYKHFPDLADTAIDAQFDLCEDDDTQIRRQAIKDLPKLCQGNAEATARVGDTLAQLLILDDPTELQQVNNSLLSIIKLDTKSAVTGLFQQITTGDEPTRERCLKFIATKLLTMGPTVITKEIEEYIVEEIKKALQDVTADEFHLCMSILGATKLGNTITGHAELVKLATEQAELNAPESADNIAVDDEIVERFIQCASAAAPYFSKTIKSTPFVSYVCDKLLPLNTWKLIATAVSQDQIQLRLLKVFAEMIANTDKLDNASDRINNVYNVLLEYMPLPKLSDDDLTVGDATPPSFEFSHAECLLYALHTLGKKHPTNLTFVEDAEKLKDFRARLQYLARGTQGYIKKLEESLKGKAAAELKTEENQLKQTALKTTSNINVLIRDLFHSPPIFKHDVVLSWIVPKNNKLGKRHTPITFGDKPEEANGKEQAEEKKPRQSNEQKFYSPPSGKYSNRVNQNYGNNQRSRQRGGGGGGGGGGGGGYRNRRYNRY
- the LOC6644218 gene encoding small glutamine-rich tetratricopeptide repeat-containing protein beta gives rise to the protein MPDKVQQSFVRSFIDYLKKQVDVMSPDQSESIEVAIQCLQAAFDVGDEDEQLESVEDQVQATSQSATGSTQGGDGSGPSGSAGNVVNSKNIDMFELFQSLYIERNPESLALADSIKNEGNRLMKECKYNEALLQYNRAITFDPKNPIYYCNRAAAYIRLGDNTRAVTDCKSALLYNNNYSKAYSRLGVAYSNLGKFNEAEQAYAKAIDLEPDNQDYRNNLEVARNARNQPPQLSHLTDGLNAMLANPNIRNLFSSAEIDLEQLQSMTQNPMVMNTIGQLFANMGAPGAGGAGAAPAGGGGGGVGGGAPPQIPAMPNDMLQLFQSFASQLVGAQQPGAGAPGDGQQQPGNQQPPPGI